A portion of the Sus scrofa isolate TJ Tabasco breed Duroc chromosome 5, Sscrofa11.1, whole genome shotgun sequence genome contains these proteins:
- the RNF41 gene encoding E3 ubiquitin-protein ligase NRDP1, with the protein MGYDVTRFQGDVDEDLICPICSGVLEEPVQAPHCEHAFCNACITQWFSQQQTCPVDRSVVTVAHLRPVPRIMRNMLSKLQIACDNAVFGCSAIVRLDNLMSHLSDCEHNPKRPVTCEQGCGLEMPKDELPNHNCIKHLRSVVQQQQTRIAELEKTSAEHKHQLAEQKRDIQLLKAYMRAIRSVNPNLQNLEETIEYNEILEWVNSLQPARVTRWGGMISTPDAVLQAVIKRSLVESGCPASIVNELIENAHERSWPQGLATLETRQMNRRYYENYVAKRIPGKQAVVVMACENQHMGDDMVQEPGLVMIFAHGVEEI; encoded by the exons ATGGGGTATGATGTAACCCGTTTCCAGGGGGATGTTGATGAAGACCTTATTTGTCCTATTTGCAGTGGAGTCTTGGAGGAGCCCGTCCAG GCGCCTCACTGTGAGCATGCTTTCTGCAACGCCTGCATCACCCAGTGGTTCTCTCAGCAGCAGACGTGTCCGGTGGACCGAAGCGTTGTGACGGTCGCCCACCTGCGCCCAGTACCTCGGATCATGCGGAACATGTTGTCAAAGTTGCAGATTGCCTGCGACAACGCTGTGTTTGGCTGTAGTGCTATTGTTCGGCTTGACAACCTCATGTCTCACCTCAGTGACTGTGAGCACAACCCAAAACGGCCTGTGACCTGTGAACAGGGCTGCGG CCTAGAGATGCCCAAAGATGAGCTGCCAAACCATAACTGCATTAAGCACCTGCGCTCAGTGGTACAGCAGCAGCAGACACGCATTGCAGAGCTGGAAAAGACCTCAGCGGAACACAAACACCAGCTGGCGGAACAG AAGCGGGACATCCAGCTACTCAAGGCATACATGCGTGCAATCCGCAGTGTCAACCCCAACCTTCAGAACCTGGAGGAGACAATTGAGTACAACGAGATTCTAGA GTGGGTGAACTCCCTGCAGCCGGCCAGAGTGACCCGCTGGGGCGGGATGATCTCAACCCCGGATGCTGTACTCCAGGCTGTAATCAAGCGCTCCCTGGTGGAGAGTGGCTGTCCTGCCTCTATTGTCAACGAGCTGATTGAAAATGCCCACGAGCGTAGCTGGCCCCAGGGGCTGGCCACGCTTGAGACGAGACAGATGAACCGGCGTTACTATGAGAACTACGTGGCCAAGCGCATCCCTGGCAAGCAGGCTGTGGTCGTGATGGCCTGTGAGAACCAGCACATGGGCGACGACATGGTGCAGGAGCCGGGGCTTGTCATGATATTTGCGCATGGCGTGGAAGAGATATAG